A region of the Maniola jurtina chromosome 11, ilManJurt1.1, whole genome shotgun sequence genome:
ATTAaacctattttttattaaaattaataatataataagtatttttttttttaagaatattagccattttaatcatgactaacattcccctttcccctccaactaagcgtaaagcttgtgctaggagctgggagtgggtacgacaatagtgcaacgggtagggttttaaccgccgacctttcggctTTATtgttaaacttttttaaatacatacatatcaaaaattgggAACCggtaggattcgaacctgctTCTTTTAGGAATTGCGCCCGATGCCTTGACCAATTAGGCCAAAGTTCGCCTTACTGCCAATGCTAACAGTTTATAAACGTTGCACGACGCTGTTttgttatatataaaaaaatcaagctAATCCgttgattgaaggataaacaaTTACCTaacccaacaaacaaatacctaCACTTTCGCTTTAAGTATTAGTATGGGTATCTAGTGATGAATGGATGAAGTACATTTACTTTCTTGTATTCCTTATACATATTAAGTATTtcctatagttttttttatcatttggGTTGTCAGATCTACGTGATAGGCGGATTCAATGGCATCTCGAGGATGTGCAGCGGCGAGGTGTACGACCCTACCACAAACACGTGGTCGCCTGTCCCTGATATGTACAACCCGAGGAGCAACTTCGCCATCGAGGTCATTGACGATATGATCTTCGCTATCGGAGGCTTCAACGGCGTCACTACCATCTACCATGTTGAATGCTACGATGAAAGGACCAATGAGTGGTGAGGATTCACATATGGACTTTTGGCCATGTTTTATAGTATACGGGTTACCTAACTGGAATAGCGTTAGATATACTTATGCCTACCACGGCGAAATAGATCCTATGCCCTATATAAACGGCATCCGTAAAGAGctgtctttgatttttttttataaatatgttttaaaatttaagagAAGTAATCCTAGCGCGCTTCCCCACCGCTTTTCATACACAAGtttagttctcatttgaatatcactCAAAAATTGGATTtgcaaatcaaattcaaaagacATTTTGTGGACACGGTTTCCCaggtttctaaaaaaaaaatgtgtaagtaCTGTAAAATTaaacgggctcaaagatttactttaaaaaaatttaattggtGTTTTTTAACTTATCTATCAAAAAATACGCGAGAAAATATTTGCATTCAAGAAAATGGCCAAAGAAAAGAAATAATGGATACGTGCCCACCAACAGTCTGTCTCAATAAGAAAGAGGCATTTTCCTTTTTCTTCGCATTGGAACAATAAAATGGCTGATTTAAATTACGTAGTTCTTTTTTATCAGGTACGAAGCAACAGACATGAACATTTACCGCTCGGCGCTCTCAGCGTGCGTGATAATGGGACTGCCCAACGTATACGATTATATCCACAAGCACCGGGAGCGACTGATGGAGGAAAAGCGTCAGAAGATCTTGCTCTCGGAGACTGCGCGGCATGGACAACATCGTACTGCACTCCCAGATGTAAGAAAAAGGGTCAAGGCACATTGGGGTAGGGAGGAAGCGCCGAGAAGTATCTAATTCGCCGAAACCTTGGCGTAGTCGCTCGCAATGCGTCGGCCGCCTTCATAGAGTAACTACTCTGTTCCATAGTGAAGTAAAGCTCTAACACAATGTAAATCTGATAAGACAGCCAACTTAAGGCAAATCTTTTCGAAcaaaagtaatttataaatgtatcgtaacgtaacgtaaataagtaaaaaaaaaaaacagaataagTAGTACTTAAAGAAATCTCAataattataagtttgacaagTTAGTATTACCACACGAGTATACGTGGATATTCTTACCTACTAAAGTTCAGTTTATTTTGAAACATTTGAGAAAAGATTCGTCGCTCGCGTCGCTTCGGCTTTGCAGCAATGTGCCTTGATCATCAGTCTACTTTTCCTAGTCTTCGTGTTATTAGTATTTAATTAGGTCTCCTTATCATTCTAAGTACATgggtacctactcatatttatCGATGCTACCTACTACTTTTGTATACCATTATACATTTATACCGTAGTTCAATTAAGTAATTGGATACCGTAGATGCATGCCTTAACTccttttacaaatatttttgtaacgATTCTTTTTTGGCGTGACagcgtcttataattcgatagagccggctgcacgcacgaaaaaacatgagtcatgcggcgttacctcgctctgaggcgttccatgtaaggcttgaagtgcaagcgagagcgcggaacgagcgacaaagaagcacaatcggcctttgttgtcacgttcaactatcgtcagtaaaccgactttacagacaaaaattttttttttgtaaaatgtaaatcgagttaaatctaattaaataataaaaaagtccAGATTCTCATCAACGCCCACCGCAAACTCTTAGATCTAGGAAGCTTTGTACAGAGTTTCCCTGTACAATGTAACAATTTTCGAATAGACAGTTTTTTTCGGAATTCCCACAGGAGTGATGTTGCGGGGAGCCGctagtttaaaatgaaatatttatttatggccCTTGCGTCAAGGttttgtatgtacctaattaaaataatatgatacttatttattaaacaaagcACAATTTGCGATAAATTTGCTCTAGAGGTCAACAATatcatttatatatttattatctacCTAAGTTATGCGTATCTAGTGTCTTTTGTATCTCGATTCAACAATGAATAAGCGAAATGAGGCTTGTGATTTTTCAAACAACATAATAAGAAATTCCAATCCTGTTTAGTTTATAACTGGATTTTTCTTTTTGCAAATATCTTAAAATAGCGGTTATTTGCTACGTTTCTTCGTAGCGCTTCGTAGCACTTATTCACAAGTAGCACTTTTCCTCATGTGGAGTATTGTGTAATCTAAAGATTTATAGGCATACTTGGTTAGAAATCAGCCAAATGTGATGATTATCAGCTATATAATCATCACATacccatattgtaaatgcgaaagtgtatttgtttgttgttttgtacTTTAATCACTCGGAACTCGGAAGGAAGCAAAGGATTTTCAACATTGAGTTAGACCTGGAAAGAGACATAGGCTAGtattatcgcggaaaatcaaagaggtccagGGGAGTTTCAAAAACCTCACGCAGGCGAAGATGCGGGCATCGGCTATTGCTGTAAAACTGTTATAAATCTGTGTTAGGGCTCCCGAGGTGACCGACGAAACCAGCAAATTATATCCAGACGCACTCAAATTTTCGTCCCAAGGTGGAATCGAACCCGCCTCTTTTGGAACAGCTGGCAGGTACGATTGGAATTCAAAACCATTGGTTGTGCTCCATATGCTTTCGCGTCCTTGAATATACCTAAAGACTGACTTGTTGAACTATTAAAACTAGTTTGAATTAATTTCACTGATCTTGATTCACTTGGTTTATTTAATAAGTGGAGAGAGAGAGCTACATTGTATTAGGTACGTGAAATTTACGAAAAAATTTACCTTTAcagttaaattttaaaagtattttgtcatttagatatttcagtttttaTCCATTTGAATTTCATAAGTGGCCATTTAGTACATAATGGTTTTTGTTTTCCCGGGATGAAAAACAGGctggatagaatagaataggctCTACCTATTTACCTAACTGCGTTCCCGTCAACACCAGTTAAACCGCTACGAAGATTAACTTGagcaaacaggcagacagagtATTTTGTTTGGGTTTGATGATAAAATTCATAAAAGGTAGGtagttaaatttcaaaatgacagacagacattttgatttaattttatagaTGTATACAGGCAATCGTTCGTTTAAAGGTCCATTTAATGGAAGACAATGATGATATGCTAGAGCAGTTGGGCCTGATGGAGAACCAAGTGAACAACGACGTCCCTATCCCACCGCCACCACCACCGCCACAGGCCATGGAGCAAGACAGGAATTAGTTAATGCTGCAATGCTATTTAttcagtatgtacctacctgcaatacctacatatacatataaagctgtgatatcctagtggttgAAACGTCAGCCTCCTAGTCGGAGGAccgaggttcgatcccaggcacgcagctctaacttttcggaactaTATGCGTTATAAGCAAATAATCACTTAATTTAACAGTGAATGGAaatatctgcatgcctgagaaatgatgatgatgatgatgatgaggacctacctacctcaaACCTTGATTCTTGCAAGTAGAACTCCGCGTAGGCAAACAAAACTTGTGAAGCAataatttgatatttatttagctTTGATTAAATAGATAGTTGGTAGAAAGAGCTAAGACTGCAATTACAcatgtaagttttactcatgtaaatagcttacatgattaacttacgacaaatttattaatgtaggtacctaaatacttttacttaagtgtcatttacttaccttagagatattaattaattacgtaatctacttacgtgagtaaaactgaCTGGGTCAAATCGAGTTGAGATAAAAGCTGGATTGCACATTGAATTGATTTGGGTCTCTTCGATCAGATATACCTAATCGTCGGTATTCCAACCGGGCGAAAAGGCCAGGCCTGACCAAATTAAATTGGCGCGAGAGTCAACAACGTGGTGCGCAACGCAAAATAATCTTGTTCACTGGTTTAATGTATAATACTTCAATTCATACCTAATAACTAATTCATTATCTTTTCAGGTAGCCTACACTTATGTCATTCCACTTAGTAAGGCACATAGTAAAAAGGCGACATGAGAACCAGTATCCTATAATATCtactcattattattattatgtaaaattgaCGTAAccgatatttatttttaaaatatttacacatattttagtaattttggCATATTTTTAATGTGATTGTATTTCATAATGTGAATCATACCTGTGTTTTTGGAacggtttttttgaaaataattgtatCAAATTTTTCGGACAAGTATACGATTTTGaattacaaaattattgttttaattactgGAAGGCGAAAGCCACTATGAATACCTattttaggtacctatcatGTTATTGTGATTTCTCTTTAAGACATCATCCAAGTGAAATCTAAGACTTTCACGTGTTCTttcaaaaatatgtacctactgaaaGAAGTCACGGTGTCACCTCGTATCGATTTTGCTCCAGATTTGGAAGTAGAATGAGAGAACTTAAAgcataaaaacttaaaacgtaAAAAAGGTATATACACTTTATTGTTGTTTGTCTTGTCCTTACCAATATAACATATAAATTGTACAGGACATATTAGGTTCCTAACTTTTAGGTATACTATATTCCTACTATTATAGTAGATAGATTTACAATCATcattatgtaatttatattcTACCATCTAATCTATCACTGAaatgtaataagtaagtaagcaTTCATCTATAATTTACTTTTGCTTTAccatttttaaaacaaacagaCCTATAAACAATCTCAGAAATGGTTTAAATGTCGTAATTATATTCAGAATGATCACATCTCACTGCCTCGCTAATTGTTGCCTTAACTAATGGAGATGATGCAGTGTCTGATGATAATATGCGTTGCCAGGCGCGCTCCGTCCACGCCACGGCAGTGAAACATGCCCCGTTACTGATAAACGCACGTAACGTCACTGCACCTATGCCCCTGCTCATACAACGCCACCCGTCTCTGTGAACTGATTTCACGAAGCAATCCCATGCACCTGCGTACCTGCCTATCGCATCACCCTGTAGTCTCGATTTGACAACATCTACAGGGTACAACAGAATCCACGATAGCGTTCCAGCCACACCGCCAGCAACGAACACTTTCAGAACAGATAGATCTCCGCGTGTCATTGCCTCGTACGACACGAAATAGATCGCAAATGCTGGGGTGTCGCGAGCCATTGTGATCCCCAACCCTCGAAACAGAGCTCGGTATCCTCCATTCCGCAGAATATGTCGAGCTGCTGCCCACGCTCCAGAAGGCATGACTTCTGTCGCTCTAGCGAGTTGCTGCCTGGTTTTGACGAGCTCGACCGGTGCGCACGCAAAACTTTGAAGCATGCCCGCCGCTCCACCCGCTATTGCATGGGTTGCTAGCGCATCTGGGTCAGAAAGTGCTCTTCGTGTGTTTCCATACGCCCCAAACACTACTGCATTTATCGCTGCTATTCCTCCCAAAGGTGCACCTATCCCTCGATATGCAGTTGACAATGTTCCTCCTTTTAATAGAGCTTTAGTACATTCCAACGCACTACCTCTGCCTGATTGAACGTGAACCTTCAAAGTATCTAATGGATGACCAGCGATTATTCCGGCACAACctgaaattaattaaagattattattttattattataacacttACAACAAttcatacaatatttattacGAAGCGGACAGTTCTAtcaagttttatttattcttaccTCCAATACATCCCGCTATGAAGTCCAgagccattttattttatttttcaaaatattcaagGTTCTGCAACAAAATTTGTATTTCAATGGGAATCAAAACTGTTTTAAAACTTagccattttatttaaaagatcaGACCCAAAAGGGGATGGAATATAACTTATAGATGTTTCGAAAATAAAGATTCTTTGCCACCCGCCATGACGAACGCGTGGAAGGCCCTAGCATAATAAAGAACAAAACGTTCATTGATATCATTAATTgcttacttatttataaacttTTTCCAAGATGGCACGTATGAACTCTGATAAGCCGTACTTAGATAGGTAAAATAAGTATTCTCACCTCAAAAGTAGTTCAAATCAAATAATCGTAGTGCGAATTCACGTTGCCTCCAACAGATGTTACGCCAATAAACATATTGGTAGGACGTAAGTTGCGCTAGTGGCCCAGCTACGGTGCAGCCTCCTGGATGCAAGACGAGACTGTACAAAGACGTCCACCGGCCGGCTGGTGCTGGCCCTCCGCGCCCGCGCTATCGTCCGCTCGAGACCCTTCCCCTTCTTATCGTTCAGGTCACACATTATCTCTGGGGGCACAGTTATACTGCGAGTATTTCTATCCGATTCCATATTTTCATCtaaaaaatctatactaattaatgaagtgtctgtctgtttgaacgcgctaatcttcggaatggctaaacctattttgacgggactttcacagacaagtagaagattaaccaaggagtaacataagttacttttttaaccgactttgaaaaatggaggagttgtgtttttctacctaacactgatatctccgacgtttctgaaccgatttgcgtattttttagggttccacactttgttgtctgtctgtcaagaaacctatagggtacttcccgttgacctagaatcatgaaaggcaggaaggtaggtcttatagaacaagtaaaggaataaatccgaaaaccgtgaatttgtggttacatcatttaaaaaaattaaaatgtgtttaaattttcaaagtaagaaaactataccaaatggggcatcatatgaaagggctttacctgtatattctaaaacagatttttatttattgttatcatCATTACATAACAATAACTATTATATGAAGCTCAGTAGTCAGTTATGTTGACAGAAATTGAACTTTGTTGATCTTAGGCCTGTTTATTAATAAGGCCTTATAAAATTTTCCTACAACAATAACcaagttatttataaaattattgtatgtAATAATATCAAGGAAAGGTTAAACCAACCCTATTCGATATAAGATAAAGTccaatacttattaaaaatacttattattatttactagaagatgcccgcgacttcgtccgcgtggatttagattttttcaaaatcctgtgggaacgctttgattttccgggataaaaaggagcctgtGTCCGTCCTCAGAATGTAAGCAAACTCTGTcaccaaaattggttaaactgttgagccgtgaaaaggtagcagacagacagacacactttcacatttataataatattagcacaTTAGTATGGCAACATAGATTATAGTATGGGCAAGATGATACCCGCCAACTTCGTAGTACGTcgatgtggatttaggttatttaaatccCGTGCGATGCGAaatctttgatttaccgggacaaaaagtagcaaagtagcctatatgcccgtccccgggatccAAGCTATGTACCATTAAATTTCGACAAGATCGTTTAAACCTAGATGGGCAGTgtaaaactagcagacagacagacatactttcgcgtctgtaataatattaatatgtattgaTAAATTAAGGAccacaatttttattttgtgacaGGACTACCTTCACACGAGTAGGTAGCACCTACTCGTGTGTGGGTTTCCAAAGTTTCCGTAGATTCCGATTGcatgtttttataatttatatttttgttgaagCGCGTATTGACAAACAAATTCGACGCGAgacttttttcattttattacatattataggtaCGGGTACATTATCGATTAAAATATCTACGTACATCATGGACGTTAACAGGTGAAAAGTAAGCTAAACGATCTGGTATTCAGGTAT
Encoded here:
- the LOC123869641 gene encoding mitochondrial basic amino acids transporter-like, translating into MALDFIAGCIGGCAGIIAGHPLDTLKVHVQSGRGSALECTKALLKGGTLSTAYRGIGAPLGGIAAINAVVFGAYGNTRRALSDPDALATHAIAGGAAGMLQSFACAPVELVKTRQQLARATEVMPSGAWAAARHILRNGGYRALFRGLGITMARDTPAFAIYFVSYEAMTRGDLSVLKVFVAGGVAGTLSWILLYPVDVVKSRLQGDAIGRYAGAWDCFVKSVHRDGWRCMSRGIGAVTLRAFISNGACFTAVAWTERAWQRILSSDTASSPLVKATISEAVRCDHSEYNYDI